In the Podospora pseudocomata strain CBS 415.72m chromosome 5, whole genome shotgun sequence genome, one interval contains:
- a CDS encoding hypothetical protein (EggNog:ENOG503PFW8; COG:S): MGACDGRERESRFLFPPASPRFPLFLFLAPVLHTRFPITLRYFPSLQGSKVARAVIRQKMRTTTAATILLLSAASGLFVSAQSDGPSQFSSFLYPVQDDDSETYHFMDTVNVQYISSFTRVTLWTFCKPGIGETQFIQEAPGFNATVPVLLNLTSATPCWFNLRSPDEKYGANSQTFNVIGQERKGGSKTFGLGNPPSKESASPIQTQTQTQTTTSTSTSTSASSTTQSSTTQTDAAANQTDDSSPTPTSGSIQPSSNDAPSSGLSAGASAGMAVGVTVAVIAVGAGAFWLWRRKRRGGKLPVEDYQQPPIGPYGNGDVYAKVGAPPNYATALGPATHHHSYQQYPQHQFGGELGTANSPMEMGGTNVWPANGLGGRAHEMAG, from the exons ATGGGCGCTTGTGACGGGCGGGAGAGAGAATCGCGTTTCCTTTTTCCCCCGGCCTCTCCTCGtttccctctctttcttttcctcgcTCCCGTTTTGCACACACGGTTTCCTATTACGTTGCGGTACTTCCCATCTTTACAGGGGTCGAAAGTAGCACGCGCTGTGATCCGCCAGAAAATGAGGACTACCACGGCAGCAACTATCCTGCTGCTATCAGCAGCGTCAGGGCTGTTTGTGTCGGCGCAGAGCGATGGTCCGTCTCAGTTCTCGAGTTTCTTATACCCAGTGCAGGATGATGATTCGGAAACCTACCACTTTATGGACACGGTGAATGTCCAGTACATTAGCAGCTTCACCAGGGTCACTCTGTGGACGTTCTGCAAGCCCGGTATAGGAGAGACGC AATTCATCCAAGAGGCACCCGGCTTCAACGCTACTGTGCCCgtccttctcaatctcacCTCGGCTACGCCGTGCTGGTTCAATCTTAGAAGCCCAGATGAGAAGTATGGTGCCAATAGCCAAACGTTCAACGTTATCGGCCAAGAGCGTAAGGGAGGGAGCAAGAcgtttgggttgggaaaTCCGCCGTCGAAAGAGTCGGCGTCGCCAATTCAAACTCAAACGCAAACACAAACGACAACCTCCACGTCGACTTCCACAAGTGCGAGTTCAACGACCCAGTCATCGACAACCCAGACTGATGCTGCCGCCAACCAAACTGATGACAGTTCACCGACACCGACAAGCGGAAGTATCCAACCGAGTTCGAATGATGCTCCGAGTTCAGGTCTCAGCGCAGGGGCATCGGCGGGTATGGCCGTCGGCGTGACGGTGGCAGTCATTGCCGTGGGAGCTGGCGCGTTCTGGCTCTGGAGGCGCAAGAGGAGAGGCGGGAAACTTCCAGTGGAAGACTACCAGCAACCACCAATAGGGCCCTATGGGAACGGCGATGTCTATGCCAAAGTTGGAGCTCCGCCGAATTATGCGACAGCTCTAGGTCCTGCgactcatcatcattcctATCAGCAATATCCACAGCATCAGTTTGGTGGGGAGTTGGGCACAGCAAACTCTccgatggagatggggggaacAAATGTGTGGCCTGCAAATGGCCTTGGGGGGCGGGCGCATGAGATGGCTGGCTGA
- a CDS encoding hypothetical protein (EggNog:ENOG503NVPQ; COG:G), which translates to MRFSTTFIMASVAQAAAVVRQTEGFAPGADGKYTISAPGIKAQFIPYGATLTNLFVRDKNGDDIDVVLGYDDIDYYPVDPGHPVYNAIPGRYANRIGNGKYSIDGVEYTTQKNDGDNTLHSGTNNWSFRFWEVTALSEDSITFSILDKSNSSLGFFGDVKSSVTYSVTDSTWKIKITADSLDQKTPILLTQHTYFNLDAYRNPATSLIWDHTLHLPYSSRYLEADQGALPTGKILTAAPGSINDFASSANLKFGHSRDDPKFQGNCGANGACEGYNGYWLIEDAPEDAVVLTLASEFSGVKAELRTDQPGVVIYSCSWMDGSADVKKSTQGLGEKNNKVVKSSCVAIEAQDYPDGINKPEWGRLEKQIFGPGERYVQETSWTFGLV; encoded by the exons ATGAGGTTCTCGACAACGTTCATCATGGCCTCGGTCGCTCAGGCAGCGGCGGTTGTTCGCCAGACTGAAGGGTTTGCCCCGGGTGCTGATGGGAAATATACCATTTCCGCTCCTGGGATCAAGGCTCAG TTCATCCCCTACGGCGCCACGCTCACCAACCTCTTTGTTAGAGATAAGAACGGTGATGATATTGATGTTGTCTTGGGATACGACGACATTGACTACTACC CCGTCGACCCAGGCCATCCCGTCTACAACGCCATCCCGGGACGCTACGCCAACCGCATCGGCAACGGGAAATACTCCATCGACGGCGTCGAGTACACCACGCAGAAAAACGACGGcgacaacaccctccacaGCGGGACGAACAACTGGTCGTTCCGCTTCTGGGAGGTGACTGCCCTGTCGGAGGACTCGATCACTTTTTCGATTTTGGACAAGTCCAACTCTTCCCTGGGGTTTTTCGGCGATGTCAAGTCGAGCGTGACATACAGCGTTACTGACAGCACGTGGAAAATAAAGATCACGGCTGATTCGCTTGATCAAAAGACTC CGATCCTCCTGACTCAGCACACCTACTTCAACCTCGACGCCTACCGCAACCCGGCCACCTCCCTGATCTGGGACCacaccctccacctcccctacTCCTCCCGCTACCTCGAAGCCGACCAAGGcgccctccccaccggcAAGAtcctcaccgccgccccGGGCTCCATCAACGactttgcctcctccgccaacctcaagTTCGGCCACTCCCGCGATGACCCCAAGTTCCAGGGCAACTGCGGCGCCAACGGCGCGTGCGAGGGGTACAACGGGTACTGGCTCATCGAGGACGCCCCCGAGGACGCGGTCGTCCTGACGTTGGCGAGCGAGTTTAGTGGTGTCAAGGCGGAGCTGAGGACTGATCAGCCCGGGGTGGTGATTTATTCTTGCTCGTGGATGGACGGGAGCGCGGACGTGAAGAAGAGCACCCaggggctgggggagaagaacAACAAGGTTGTCAAGAGCAGCTGTGTCGCGATTGAGGCGCAGGATTATCCTGATGGGATTAACAAGCCGGAGTGGGGACGTCTCGAGAAGCAGATCTTTGGGCCGGGGGAGCGGTATGTTCAGGAGACTTCTTGGACTTTTGGACTGGTTTAA
- a CDS encoding hypothetical protein (EggNog:ENOG503PCGP; COG:S), with product MNRLALAHPKIRRLAFSRQALFVGLAICFVWFVTVSMRNDVSEHWSRLGLQLPDLRKQPQRMPTHNVLPPLAPRIPCYGPRGHLLGHSPDDDLVEKEIDGPYPIPFAGSFEALGFDLTYMTAENRYGPYGYGEDKEDYKRQKVDWANLDWGKLQNECFYRNRERFPEAAEPLNDTRIETRFTYRKNAPFSEIRHWHEFEPSRRTAIVVRVWKGYEYSSEDMYYIRSLIAETSLKSGGEYQVILLVDMKDYEGYKPEIFASRELYEQGLKDAGVPPEFASIAILWDNRLLDSWYPDVEEHRTMWQVFQPMQLLALFYPEFDHWWQVEMDMRFMGDAGKMLDRLALFAREEPRKQALERATFWHMINEIGDYEEFSKQVDKANNGGSLAWGPMRVREILPIGPEPPVSDPRNETFRWGVGEEADVITTSYCNDANKPNSWVFKEWIYGFKKGVQTPRYYCPPAIMRGSRTLLLAIHQAQVEQGIRVPSEATLPSFALWHGLKLSFPQHPVFHRDNGDDKMQDEWWRGGPQASKSGNGPDNLDHPRGMGLTFWWESDFPRQIFSAWTGRKLEEDVDFPWLLHQQDGQIFAPNIIMHPMKHIKDDKE from the exons atgAACCGTCTGGCTTTGGCCCATCCCAAGATACGGCGCCTGGCCTTCAGTCGTCAGGCGCTGTTCGTCGGCCTCGCCATATGCTTCGTCTGGTTCGTCACCGTGTCGATGCGCAACGATGTTTCAGAGCACTGGTCACGGCTCGGCCTTCAGCTTCCCGATCTGCgaaaacaaccacaacggATGCCAACTCACAATGTCCTACCACCACTCGCCCCGCGCATTCCCTGTTACGGTCCCCGTGGACACCTTCTGGGACATAGCCCCGACGACGACCTtgttgagaaggagattgatgGCC CCTACCCAATCCCATTTGCCGGCTCCTTTGAGGCCCTCGGCTTTGACTTGACCTACATGACGGCCGAAAACCGCTACGGACCCTATGGCTACGGCGAAGACAAGGAGGACTACAAGCGCCAAAAGGTCGACTGGGCCAACCTTGACTGGGGCAAGCTGCAGAATGAGTGCTTCTACCGAAACCGAGAGCGCTTCCCCGAAGCCGCCGAGCCATTGAACGACACGCGCATCGAGACCCGATTCACCTACCGAAAGAACGCCCCTTTCTCGGAAATCAGGCACTGGCACGAATTCGAGCCAAGCAGGAGGACCGCCATTGTGGTGCGCGTGTGGAAGGGATACGAGTACTCGTCTGAGGATATGTACTACATCCGCTCGCTCATTGCTGAAACGTCGCTCAAGTCCGGTGGCGAGTACCAGGTCATTCTTCTGGTCGACATGAAGGATTACGAGGGATACAAGCCCGAGATTTTTGCTTCGAGAGAGCTGTACGAGCAAGGTCTGAAGGATGCCGGCGTTCCTCCCGAGTTTGCCTCGATTGCGATTCTGTGGGACAACCGGCTCCTGGACAGCTGGTACCCGGACGTTGAGGAGCATCG CACCATGTGGCAGGTGTTCCAGCCCATGCAGCTCCTCGCGCTCTTTTACCCCGAGTTTGATCACTGGTGGCAGGTCGAAATGGACATGCGCTTCATGGGTGATGCCGGCAAGATGCTTGACAGGCTGGCACTCTTTGCGCGCGAGGAGCCCCGCAAGCAGGCCCTCGAGCGTGCCACTTTCTGGCATATGATTAACGAAATCGGAGATTACGAAGAATTCTCAAAGCAGGTCGACAAGGCGAACAACGGCGGCTCTTTGGCTTGGGGTCCCATGCGAGTGAGGGAGATCTTGCCCATTGGGCCCGAGCCTCCGGTATCCGACCCGCGCAACGAAACCTTCCGCTGGGGCGTCGGCGAAGAGGCTGACGTGATCACGACCTCGTACTGCAACGACGCCAACAAACCGAATAGCTGGGTGTTCAAGGAGTGGATTTACGGCTTTAAGAAAGGCGTTCAGACACCCCGCTACTACTGCCCACCGGCCATCATGCGTGGCAGCAGAACGCTGCTCCTGGCCATTCACCAAGCCCAAGTCGAGCAAGGGATCCGTGTGCCAAGCGAGGCCACTCTCCCAAGCTTTGCGCTCTGGCACGGACTCAAGCTCAGCTTCCCTCAGCACCCCGTCTTCCACCGCGACAACGGTGATGACAAGATGCAGGATGAGTGGTGGCGCGGTGGGCCCCAGGCCAGCAAATCCGGCAACGGCCCCGACAATCTCGACCACCCTCGGGGCATGGGCCTGACTTTCTGGTGGGAATCGGACTTCCCTCGTCAAATCTTCAGCGCGTGGACAGGCcgcaagctggaggaggacgtcgaCTTCCCCTGGTTATTACATCAGCAAGACGGGCAAATATTTGCACCCAATATCATAATGCATCCGATGAAGCACATCAAGGACGACAAGGAATGA
- the DIM1_2 gene encoding Dimethyladenosine transferase (BUSCO:EOG0926506U; EggNog:ENOG503P1R3; COG:A; COG:D), whose product MSFVLPHLETGWHVDQAILSEEERLVVIRFGRDGSSACMRQDEVLYRIADKVKNFAVIYVCDIEKVPDFNTMYELYDECTLMFFFRNKHMMIDLGTGDNNKIKWVLEDKQELIDIIETVYRGAKKGRGLVVSPKDYSTRHRY is encoded by the exons ATGTC TTTCGTACTGCCACACTTGGAGACCGGCTGGCACGTCGACCAAGCTATCCTTAGCGAAGAAGAGCGCCTGGTAGTCATCAGGTTTGGCAGAGATGGCAGCAGTGCGTGTATGCGACAAGATGAGGTGCTCTACCGCATCGCcgacaaggtcaagaacTTTGCAGTCATCT ACGTTTGCGACATCGAGAAGGTCCCCGACTTCAACACAATGTACGAGCTTTACGACGAGTGCACCCTCATGTTCTTCTTCCGCAACAAGCACATGATGATCGATCTGGGCACCggtgacaacaacaagatcaagtGGGTGCTGGAAGACAAGCAGGAGCTCATCGACATTATCGAGACGGTATATCGGGGTGCGAAGAAGGGCCGTGGTCTGGTGGTCAGCCCCAAGGACTATTCCACGAGACATCGGTACTAA
- the TMP1 gene encoding Thymidylate synthase (COG:F; EggNog:ENOG503NXI6; BUSCO:EOG09263RVR) — MTVEAPSTTPAAPAAAPAATTPLKRHEEYQYLDLVRDILENGELRRDRTGTGTYSLFAPSPLKFSLSTPTGTPLLPLLTTKRVFTRAIILELLWFISGSTSSLPLSSQNVKIWDGNGSRAFLDSLGLTHREEGDLGPVYGFQWRHFGAEYVDSKTDYTGQGVDQLARIVQTLKTNPYDRRLILSAWNPKDMSQMVLPPCHMFAQFYVSYPRSRKETEEGREVKGHLHCQLYQRSCDMGLGVPFNIASYALLTHMLAHVCDLVPGSLTHVMGDAHVYLNHVDALKTQLEREPREFPELEIKREKGGSIDGWKLEDFEIKGYNPHKVISMEMSV; from the exons ATGACAGTTGAAGCcccttccacaacccccgCCGCGCCGGCCGCGGccccagcagccaccaccccgctAAAAAGACACGAAGAATACCAATACCTCGACCTCGTCCGCGACATCCTCGAAAACGGTGAACTCCGCCGGGACCG AACCGGGACAGGCACCTActccctcttcgccccctccccactcaagttctccctctccaccccaacaggaacccccctcctccccctcctaaCCACAAAACGCGTCTTTACCCGTGCCATAATCCTCGAACTCCTCTGGTTCATCTCCggctccacctcctccctccccttgtcCTCCCAAAACGTCAAAATTTGGGACGGCAACGGCTCCCGCGCCTTCCTCGACAGCCTAGGCCTCACCCACCGCGAAGAGGGCGACCTCGGCCCCGTGTACGGCTTCCAGTGGCGCCACTTTGGCGCAGAGTACGTTGACTCCAAAACAGACTACACCGGCCAGGGCGTCGACCAGCTCGCGCGCATCGTCCAGACCCTCAAGACGAACCCGTACGATAGGAGACTGATCCTCTCGGCGTGGAACCCAAAGGACATGAGCCAAATGGTCCTCCCGCCGTGTCACATGTTTGCCCAGTTTTATGTCTCTTATCCTAGGTCGAGGAaagagacggaggaggggagggaggtcaAGGGGCATCTACACTGTCAACTGTACCAGCGGAGTTGTGatatggggttgggggtgccgTTTAATATCGCGAGTTATGCGCTGCTGACGCACATGCTGGCCCATGTGTGTGATTTGGTGCCGGGGAGCTTGACGCACGTGATGGGGGATGCGCATGTGTATTTGAATCATGTTGATGCTCTCAAGACGCAGCTGGAAAGAGAACCGAGGGAGTTCCCAGAGTTGGAGATCAAGAGGGAGAAAGGGGGAAGTATTGATGGGTGGAAGTTGGAAGATTTCGAGATCAAGGGGTATAACCCGCACAAGGTTATCTCGATGGAGATGTCTGTATAG
- a CDS encoding hypothetical protein (CAZy:GT4; EggNog:ENOG503NUQQ; COG:M) — translation MDQDQRPSSPSTTLASRHHNENTDSFPAPTVVPSSPSQAQNGSGSPRFARQLASSPAAIQEQERAISPLSSPVAPSTLAQPQQSSSSDRASSLFANPHEQSSDHTHTNNRSHPDHYNHKSLRPVVHAVNAAMAFEKGRKFSTGTSVHRKRQMSTLVEKEGHFGPALTTLYLGVSAVFSDDHTAVVALAIHDTVYLVDFSVKHIMLDDAMKMGADLIADYVIAEVEKYEHENFAKFIGAGLPTTLKYMSPSLCSRLWLELDIVPIVMRPDDEHKEKSFWDVKRVDEQADSMARKCIMNFGPSLVPLLHVGWRGIVQTDAGFRAHLTTVQNHKDTCSHATWETMLTYAKKLRANKTKIAFFSSTPQGGGVALMRHALVRFARLMGVDLTWYVPKPRPGVFRITKNIHNILQGVSHPDQRISAEEKQSIIDWITDNANRYWFSEGGPLCSPADGGADVVIIDDPQMPGLIPLIKKATPDRPVLYRSHIQIRSDLVAKAGSPQADIWDFLWSNIQGADMFISHPIPIFVPHTVPREKVVYLPATTDWLDGLNKHLNKWDSGYYGHIYNVACHSQRMTELNWPARKYIIQVARFDPAKGIPTVIDSYAEFRRRCDKQGLTDVPQLVVCGNGSVDDPDASLIYDQTMSQLETYYPDLIKDVSVMRLDPNDQLINTLLANAHIVLQLSTREGFEVKVSEALHAGRPVIVTATGGIPLQVKDKVNGFLVQPGDWKAVAGHLMELFTDEELWKKMSHAAATGVSDEIGTVGNALGWFYLAAKWNEVGVEKHGKGGLKGNEKWVNDMAREEAGFPYAEGENRLPRHFTQSKEVPVHSK, via the exons ATGGATCAGGATCAGcgcccctcctcaccgtcgaCCACCCTTGCTTCCCGCCACCATAACGAGAACACCGACAGCTTCCCAGCGCCAACCGTCGtcccatcctcgccatcccaaGCCCAGAACGGGTCTGGGTCCCCCCGCTTTGCCCGTCAACTGGCCTCGTCCCCAGCTGCGATCCAGGAACAGGAAAGAGCTATAAGCCCTTTGTCCTCCCCCGTTGCTCCCTCCACTCTcgctcaacctcaacaatcttcttcctctgatCGTGCCAGTTCTTTGTTTGCAAATCCACACGAGCAGAGCTCAGATCATACACATACAAATAATCGATCCCATCCCGATCATTACAACCACAAGAGTCTTCGTCCTGTCGTACACGCTGTCAACGCAGCCATGGCGTTCGAAAAGGGACGCAAGTTCTCCACGGGCACTTCGGTGCACCGCAAGCGCCAGATGAGCACattggtggagaaggaaggTCACTTTGGTCCTGCCCTCACC ACCCTCTACCTCGGTGTCTCGGCCGTCTTCTCAGACGACCACACGGCCGTTGTAGCCCTGGCAATTCACGACACAGTCTATCTCGTGGACTTTTCCGTCAAGCATATTATGCTGGACGACGCCATGAAGATGGGGGCCGATCTGATTGCTGACTACGTGATTGCCGAAGTGGAAAAGTACGAGCACGAGAACTTTGCCAAGTTTATCGGTGCTGGTCTGCCCACGACGCTCAAGTACATGAGCCCGAGCTTGTGCTCGAGGCTGTGGCTGGAGCTGGATATTGTGCCGATTGTGATGCGGCCGGACGATGAGCACAAGGAGAAGTCGTTTTGGGATGTGAAGAGGGTGGACGAGCAGGCTGATTCTATGGCGCGGAAGTGTATCAT GAACTTCGGCCCCTCTCttgttcctcttcttcacgtTGGCTGGCGAGGAATTGTCCAGACTGATGCTGGCTTCCGAGCCCACCTTACAACAGTCCAGAACCACAAGGACACTTGCAGCCATGCTACGTGGGAGACCATGTTGACGTATGCAAAGAAGCTCCGCGCGAACAAGACCAAGATTGCCTTCTTCAGTTCCACAcctcaaggtggtggtgtggctcTGATGCGTCACGCATTGGTCCGTTTTGCCCGTCTCATGGGGGTGGACTTGACTTGGTATG TCCCCAAGCCTCGTCCTGGTGTCTTCCGTATCACCAAGAACATCCACAACATTCTCCAGGGTGTGAGCCACCCCGACCAACGAAtctcggccgaggagaagcagTCCATCATTGACTGGATCACCGACAATGCGAACCGTTACTGGTTCTCTGAGGGTGGGCCACTGTGCTCGCCCGCGGACGGTGGTGCTGATGTTGTCATT ATTGACGACCCGCAAATGCCCGGCCTCATCCCCCTGATCAAGAAAGCCACTCCTGACCGGCCCGTCCTCTACCGCTCCCACATCCAGATCCGCAGCGACCTGGTCGCCAAGGCCGGCTCGCCCCAAGCCGACATCTGGGACTTCTTGTGGTCCAACATCCAAGGCGCAGACATGTTCAtctcccaccccatccccatctttgTCCCCCACACTGTCCCCCGAGAGAAGGTCGTCTACCTCCCCGCAACAACCGACTGGCTCGACGGCCTGAACAAGCACCTCAACAAGTGGGACAGCGGTTACTACGGCCACATCTACAACGTGGCCTGCCACTCGCAGCGCATGACGGAGCTGAACTGGCCAGCGAGGAAGTATATCATTCAAGTTGCGAGATTTGACCCTGCGAAGGGCATCCCTACCGTGATTGACTCCTATGCCGAATTCCGTCGCAGGTGTGACAAGCAAGGGCTCACCGATGTGCCTCagttggtggtttgtggaAACGGGTCCGTCGACGACCCGGACGCGAGCCTGATCTATGATCAGACCATGAGCCAGCTCGAGACGTACTACCCTGACCTGATCAAGGATGTGAGCGTCATGAGGCTGGATCCGAATGATCAGCTGATCAATACCCTGCTTGCCAACGCGCACATCGTGCTGCAGTTGTCAACTCGGGAGGGTTTCGAGGTCAAAGTTTCGGAAGCACTTCATGCGGGTAGACCGGTGATTGTGACTGCCACGGGGGGCATTCCGCTGcaggtcaaggacaaggtGAATGGGTTTTTGGTCCAACCGGGGGATTggaaggcggtggcgggGCACTTGATGGAGCTCTTTACGGATGAGGAGctgtggaagaagatgagccATGCTGCTGCCACGGGGGTGTCGGATGAGATCGGGACCGTGGGCAACGCGCTCGGGTGGTTTTATTTGGCGGCCAAGTGGAACGAGGTGGGCGTGGAAAAgcatgggaagggggggctgAAGGGGAATGAGAAGTGGGTGAATGatatggcgagggaggaggcgggttTCCCGTAcgcggagggggagaataGGTTGCCGAGGCACTTTACGCAGAGCAAGGAGGTGCCGGTGCATAGCAAGTAA
- the SOD2_2 gene encoding Superoxide dismutase [Mn], mitochondrial (EggNog:ENOG503NZG9; COG:P): MSSTLLRTVPALRGALRASAVKPAAALASTSFVRGKATLPDLPYDYNALEPYISSKIMELHHKKHHQTYVTGLNTALENIAKAEEKGDFTKAASIAPLLNFHGGGHVNHSLFWENLAPASREGGGEPKGDLKQAIEDDFGSFEDFRKQMNTTLAGIQGSGWAWLVKDKESDTLSIVTRANQDPVTGAFVPLLGIDAWEHAYYLQYENRKAEYFDAIWNIINWKTVAKRYD; encoded by the exons atGTCTTCCACTCTTCTTCGCACCGTCCCCGCGCTCCGTGGAGCTCTCCGGGCTTCGGCTGTcaagcctgctgctgctctcgcCAGCACCAGTTTCGTTCGCGGCAAGGCCACTCTCCCAGATCTTCCGT ATGACTACAATGCGCTCGAGCCTtacatctcctccaagaTCATGGAGCTCCACCACAAGAAGCACCACCAAACATATGTGACCGGCCTTAACACGGCGCTGGAAAATATCGcaaaggccgaggagaagggtgacTTCACCAAGGCTGCCTCGATTGCGCCTCTTCTCAACTTCCACGGTGGTGGTCACGTCAACCACTCTCTTTTCTGGGAGAACCTTGCCCCTGCCAGCAgggagggcggcggtgagCCTAAGGGAGACCTCAAG CAAGCCATTGAGGACGACTTTGGCAGCTTTGAGGACTTCCGAAAGCAGATGAACACCACTCTGGCTGGCATCCAGGGCAGCGGCTGGGCGTGGCtcgtcaaggacaaggagagCGACACTCTGAGCATCGTCACCCGCGCCAACCAGGATCCCGTTACCGGCGCCTTTGTGCCTCTTCTGGGCATTGACGCCTGGGAGCACGCGTACTACCTCCAGTATGAGAACCGCAAGGCCGAGTACTTTGATGCCATCTGGAACATCATCAACTGGAAGACGGTTGCCAAGAGATATGACTAA
- the PSF3 gene encoding DNA replication protein (BUSCO:EOG09264O2D; EggNog:ENOG503P24V; COG:L; antiSMASH:Cluster_3), translating to MSYYDIDSILTDAEKIPCTFQLDIPDLGYLDNTPNQPLKAGTKVNLPLWLAEMLVIANTGGPDNKTFVTFDLPRALGNDVIQALKADPRAVPLRDQSAHFYGLATHMMDLSEEQELGSVLRKTFVTRAAEISLHARKVGGVSTKGKGKEEGSNLGIGGAGEEFLRGLDEWERKLFRKAHDGAKSGKEWMDSIKKN from the exons ATGTCTTACTACGACATTGACTCTATTCTCACCGACGCAGAG AAAATCCCATGTACCTTCCAGCTCGACATTCCTGACCTAGGCTACCTTGACAACACCCCGAATCAACCCCTCAAAGCCGGAACAAAAGTTAACCTCCCACTATGGCTCGCCGAAATGCTTGTCATCGCCAACACCGGCGGTCCCGATAACAAGACCTTTGTCACGTTCGACCTCCCCCGAGCTCTCGGAAACGACGTCATTCAAGCCCTCAAAGCCGACCCTCGAGCCGTCCCATTACGCGACCAGAGCGCCCATTTTTACGGGCTTGCAACACACATGATGGATCTATCTGAGGAACAAGAGCTGGGGAGTGTCCTGCGCAAGACGTTCGTCACTCGCGCTGCCGAGATCTCATTACATGCTCGCAAGGTTGGAGGCGTCAGCACtaaagggaaagggaaagaggaggggagtAATCTTGGgattggtggtgctggtgaggagTTCCTCAGAGGGCTGGAcgagtgggagaggaagctcTTCCGCAAGGCGCACGACGGCGCCAAGTCTGGGAAGGAGTGGATGGACAGTATCAAGAAGAACTGA
- a CDS encoding hypothetical protein (EggNog:ENOG503PRZU; antiSMASH:Cluster_3) gives MSQPRAKPIEPGELDTHPGFARRNEVVRRADYLVQNYLEVPPHIQAAYNIITSKRQDWAMVDNATICHTIDSLPPGLTERKIYRRDDLKEPNPLNEPGYYQIMRRILTAEHIFYTGPLAGHILEQMGEPGGPFKYYLKQSNISITNLLHFTRAVSHKAQKPKLSPIEKKPPSQSSSSKAPSIDPPPNNSIIHPQFQYNNINRQSYFFEDMSRVLRKKPDNHTQLEHRTFLLPDFQSPHEYIDRGILKINSHTLLFDTTLNNTLLKLIQELDVRPGIIVKEFSFWPDGADSNLPETPSRWTDFYSVHHWLSDNYTIYPFALPSPNPPSGSGFVACMPKIYVLKKKTSSLGVSKLIGRARSLSRSVSPSPGQPSS, from the exons ATGTCGCAACCACGTGCAAAACCCATCGAGCCTGGAGAACTCGACACTCACCCGGGCTTTGCTCGGAGGAACGAGGTTGTCAGAAGGGCTGACTACCTTGTTCAAAATTATCTCGAAGTACCTCCTCATATTCAAGCCGCATACAACATCATCACTAGTAAACGCCAAGATTGGGCCATGGTTGACAACGCGAC AATATGTCACACTATCGACTCACTGCCACCCGGGCTCACAGAGCGCAAGATTTACAGAAGAGACGACCTCAAGGAGCCCAACCCCTTGAACGAACCGGGCTACTACCAAATAATGCGCCGTATCCTCACCGCCGAACATATCTTCTACACAGGACCCCTAGCAGGACACATCCTTGAGCAAATGGGCGAGCCCGGCGGTCCTTTCAAGTATTACCTCAAACAatccaacatctccatcaccaacctcctccacttcaCCCGAGCCGTCTCCCACAAAGCCCAAAAACCCAAGTTATCCCCCATTGAGAAGAAACCCCCGTCCCaaagctcctccagcaaggCCCCCTCCATCGACCCTCCACCCAACAACAGTATAATCCACCCACAGTTCCAgtacaacaacatcaaccgccAATCCTACTTCTTCGAAGACATGTCCCGCGTCCTCCGCAAAAAACCAGACAACCACACTCAGCTCGAGCACCGCACctttctcctccccgacTTTCAATCCCCCCACGAGTACATCGACAGAGGAATCCTCAAAATCAACTCCCACACCCTCCTGTTCGACacaaccctcaacaacacccttcTGAAACTCATCCAAGAGCTCGACGTCAGACCAGGTATCATCGTAAAAGAGTTCTCCTTCTGGCCAGACGGAGCGGACTCAAACCTGCCAGAGACACCCAGTAGATGGAC CGATTTCTACTCGGTCCACCACTGGCTCTCAGACAACTACACCATCTACCCTTTCGccctcccatctcccaaTCCTCCCTCCGGAAGCGGCTTCGTAGCCTGCATGCCCAAAATCTACGTCCTCAAGAAAAAGACATCGTCGCTGGGTGTATCGAAGCTTATCGGAAGAGCGAGGAGTCTTAGTAGGAGTGTCTCGCCATCTCCAGGGCAGCCATCATCATAG